A single genomic interval of Stieleria maiorica harbors:
- a CDS encoding ankyrin repeat domain-containing protein — protein sequence MMIDSNSRFARAIADEDVAAAIAIARDDPGVIDLKLPSSYQYERALHAAVRVDSAELAEIVLDHGVEVDVHDGEGYTPLFLAPERGASLDVVKLLVERGADIHVDNDNPLWSAIWHVSYGFGGMPIVRYLVKQGSRPRGLTHAAEAGKLRIVQVLTELGANLNEVDEAGHTPLDYATGVAKTFMWEQIKKKKSREHKGVEKFLRSQGGKLSAELK from the coding sequence ATGATGATCGACAGTAACTCTAGATTTGCTCGGGCGATTGCAGACGAGGATGTCGCGGCAGCGATCGCGATCGCCCGCGATGATCCGGGCGTGATCGACTTGAAACTCCCCAGTTCGTATCAGTACGAGCGGGCGCTGCATGCTGCGGTTCGAGTCGATTCAGCAGAACTTGCCGAGATCGTGCTCGATCACGGGGTGGAGGTCGATGTGCACGATGGCGAAGGGTACACACCGCTTTTCCTCGCTCCAGAGCGTGGCGCGTCATTGGACGTGGTCAAGTTATTGGTCGAGCGAGGAGCGGATATCCACGTTGACAACGACAACCCGCTGTGGTCCGCAATCTGGCATGTGTCGTACGGGTTCGGCGGGATGCCGATCGTCCGTTACCTGGTGAAACAAGGGTCACGCCCGCGAGGATTGACGCATGCCGCCGAAGCCGGAAAGTTAAGGATCGTCCAAGTCCTCACGGAGCTGGGGGCGAATTTGAACGAAGTAGACGAGGCCGGCCACACGCCCCTGGACTATGCCACCGGAGTGGCCAAAACTTTCATGTGGGAACAAATCAAAAAGAAGAAATCGCGGGAGCACAAGGGCGTGGAGAAGTTTCTGCGTTCACAGGGGGGCAAGCTATCGGCAGAATTGAAGTGA
- a CDS encoding GNAT family N-acetyltransferase, whose product MLIRRLVQGDRDGLFAIYGDAENARYNFYRPWTIEQIESHIDAQSQIDVDSPGIAVMLAAFLQDSDELVGCIELTNVSPDDRQSEIGYSFNRSYTGKGLATEAVVGVLGYAFNCLG is encoded by the coding sequence ATGTTGATCCGTCGCCTGGTTCAAGGCGACCGCGACGGCCTCTTTGCGATCTATGGTGACGCAGAGAACGCTCGCTACAACTTCTATCGGCCATGGACAATCGAGCAGATTGAATCGCATATTGATGCGCAGTCGCAGATTGATGTCGATTCCCCCGGAATTGCGGTGATGCTGGCGGCATTTCTGCAAGATTCCGACGAGTTGGTTGGTTGTATCGAACTGACCAATGTCAGCCCTGACGATCGTCAATCCGAAATCGGCTACTCATTCAACCGATCCTATACTGGAAAGGGATTAGCGACGGAGGCTGTTGTCGGAGTGCTCGGCTATGCCTTCAACTGTCTAGGTTAG
- a CDS encoding DUF1559 domain-containing protein yields MRTRPSRAAFTLVELLVVIAIIGILVGLLLPAVQAAREAARRMSCGNNFKQIGIALHNYHATFKQLLPNGTGPWDNSRYQLSPNVGLLPFLEQQAVWDMMSNPLMPEAGETPSGGRVMPNGAWPPFGPYPWVDLNEYDPFQTEIPTMRCPSDPGVSPLGTGMTNYAFCHGDAILRVGYPPSNQYHDRGVYRGMFMRERPRKFRDVLDGLSNTIALAEIMTNLGDRHIGGSVVHRDQFSNDDSMGRDTSVCTSLVDPDRPQFFEQGVQLWDSGGTSRGGRWWNYHLMISGMNTVLPPNSPTCAMQWGTAWQSGIFSASSHHQGGAHALFADGSVQFITDSIEAGNRQAESVSKNHNNIGASSPYGLWGALGSIGSSETIEMAFNQ; encoded by the coding sequence ATGCGAACTCGTCCAAGTCGCGCCGCATTCACGCTAGTGGAACTGCTGGTTGTCATTGCAATTATTGGAATCCTTGTCGGGCTGTTGCTTCCAGCGGTCCAAGCGGCTCGGGAAGCGGCGCGCCGAATGTCGTGCGGCAACAACTTCAAACAGATCGGCATCGCGCTGCACAATTATCATGCGACGTTCAAGCAACTCTTGCCCAATGGGACCGGGCCTTGGGACAACTCACGCTACCAGTTGTCGCCCAACGTCGGTCTGCTTCCGTTTCTCGAACAGCAGGCCGTGTGGGACATGATGTCGAATCCGTTGATGCCAGAAGCGGGCGAAACGCCAAGCGGCGGCCGGGTCATGCCCAACGGTGCCTGGCCACCTTTTGGGCCTTATCCCTGGGTGGACCTGAACGAGTATGACCCGTTCCAAACGGAAATCCCGACGATGCGGTGTCCGTCTGATCCTGGCGTCTCGCCCCTCGGTACCGGCATGACGAACTATGCATTCTGTCACGGAGACGCCATCTTGCGAGTCGGTTACCCGCCGTCAAACCAATACCACGACCGTGGCGTCTATCGCGGGATGTTCATGCGAGAACGGCCTCGCAAGTTCCGTGATGTTCTTGACGGATTGTCCAACACGATCGCACTGGCTGAAATCATGACCAACCTGGGCGACCGCCACATCGGCGGCTCGGTCGTCCACCGCGACCAGTTTTCAAACGACGACTCGATGGGCAGGGACACGTCCGTCTGCACCAGTCTTGTTGATCCCGATCGCCCCCAGTTCTTTGAGCAAGGCGTTCAGCTTTGGGACAGCGGCGGAACCTCGCGCGGCGGACGATGGTGGAATTACCACCTGATGATCTCGGGCATGAACACCGTCCTGCCTCCGAACTCTCCGACCTGCGCCATGCAGTGGGGCACGGCCTGGCAGTCGGGGATCTTCAGTGCATCAAGCCATCACCAAGGCGGAGCGCATGCGCTGTTCGCGGACGGTTCGGTTCAATTCATCACCGACTCCATCGAGGCGGGCAATCGGCAAGCCGAGAGTGTCTCGAAGAACCACAACAACATCGGAGCATCCAGCCCCTATGGGCTTTGGGGAGCATTGGGTTCGATCGGCTCAAGCGAAACGATTGAAATGGCGTTCAATCAGTGA
- a CDS encoding DUF4303 domain-containing protein — translation MTRLLATLAKDKDNYGFALAVPNDYGSAFFVYAVGKESTLANDSLDCRYSPVEWTPSWMPLADANDALQGAVERFSAEYEGVADAAEQEQMHDQFVTDCATACLEVLQECGDEGLFGCIWYKVLDMSDDEHPVVAEAFRRLNSGRARSEAAPLFDY, via the coding sequence TTGACCCGACTTCTTGCGACACTCGCAAAGGATAAGGACAACTACGGCTTTGCTCTCGCCGTTCCGAACGACTACGGAAGTGCCTTCTTCGTCTACGCCGTCGGAAAGGAATCGACTCTCGCGAACGATTCGCTTGACTGTCGGTATTCGCCCGTTGAATGGACGCCGTCATGGATGCCCTTGGCCGACGCAAACGATGCGTTGCAAGGGGCTGTGGAACGATTCAGTGCGGAGTACGAAGGTGTCGCTGATGCTGCGGAACAGGAACAGATGCATGATCAGTTTGTCACTGATTGTGCCACCGCGTGTCTGGAAGTGCTTCAAGAATGTGGTGACGAGGGACTCTTCGGCTGTATTTGGTACAAGGTGTTGGACATGTCTGACGATGAGCATCCCGTCGTGGCGGAGGCGTTTCGTCGTCTTAATTCTGGCCGGGCGAGGTCAGAGGCCGCGCCGCTATTCGACTATTGA